DNA from Pirellulales bacterium:
TCGTCGGCGGGGATGGCGCCGAAGGCTCGAACGACACCTTATTCGGCGGCGCCGGAAACGATTACCTCGACGGTGGAGTCGGCAGCGATCTGACCGACGGTGGCGACGGGCGGGACCTGCTCGTGTCGGGCGCGGCAGCAAGTTCGCAATCTGGCGGCGACACGGTCAGCGGCGGTGCCGACGACGACATCCTCGTCGCCGGTTCACTCGGTTTTGCCGTCGAACAACTCGAGGCGGCCGTCGATGCGGTTCTCGCCGAATGGGGATCGAGCCACACCTATGCCACCAGGGTCGCGAATCTGCTTGGCCCCGGAAGCCCAAGCCGGCTCAACGGCACGACCTATCTGCTGGCCGGGACGACCGTTCTCGCGTCGAGCGTGGCGGACACGCTTTCCGGCGGCACCTTGTCGGATTGGTTCTTCTATAACCTGGCCGAGGATGTAATTACCGATCAGCAATCGGGGGAAACGCTCACGTTGCTGCCTTGACCCTCACCGGGGTCAGGAAGTCCTCGGTTTCCACCGGTGGACAGTCGCGCGGCCGGATGCCATTCTGCAAGTCATGCTGTTGCAGCGAAGCGGCCCACGAGGGGGCTGCGCTCATTCGACGAATCGCCGATGCTAGACCCCGATTCGGAGCCCTGGAACATTCGCTCGGCCCGGACGGGAATTGTCTGGCCAGCGCTTCCGGCCGGGACGGGCAGCGCGGCCTTGGCGCTCTTGTTCCAGTTGGAGCAATCGCAATGGTGCCCGGCGGGCGAGTTGCGCCGCCGACAACGCAGTCAGCTCCAGGCGGTGCTCGCGCACGCCTACGAAACGGTCGAGTTCTATCACGCCTGGTTCGACGAGCTGCGCATCGACCCGGCCACCGCGGCCGAGCCCGAGACGTTCGAGCGCTTGCCTGTACTCCAGCGCCGGCAGTTGCAGCTTGCCGGCGAACTGCTCAAAAGCTCGCGCGTGCCGCCGGACCACGGCCGCACGACCGTGCGGGTCACCGGCGGTTCGACGGGCGAGCCGGTCCGCGTCGAAGCGACGCAGTGGAACGGTCTGCTCTGGCGGGCCTTCACGCTGCGCGATCACCTATGGCATCGACGCGATTTCAACGCGAGCTTGGCCGTGATTCGCTTTACCGACGCCGAGGCCACGATGCCGCCGCGGGGTCAGGCGACCAACAACTGGGGTGCGGCCACCGAGGGGCTCGTGGCCACCGGGCCCGCGCACGTCCTGCACATCAAGAGCACCACCGACGAACAGGCGGCGTGGCTCGCCGAGCGGCAGCCCGAATACCTGCTCACCTATCCGACCGTGGTGCTCGCTTTGGCGCGCTATTGCCGCCGGCGCGGCATTCGGCTCACCCGGCTGCGCGAGGTGCGCACCTTCGGCGAAGTGCTCGAGCCGGAAGTTCGCGAAGCCTGTCGAGAGGTCTGGCAGGTCCCGGTGGTCGACGCCTACAGCTCCGAGGAATTCGGGTACCTGGCCCTGCAATGCCCCGCGCATGAGCATTATCACGTGCAGGCAGAAAACGTGTGGCTCGAGGTGCTCGACGATGCGGGCCGGCCCTGCGGTCCGGGTGAGGTGGGCCGGGTCGTCGTGACAGGACTGCATCACTTCGCCATGCCCTTGGTTCGCTACGACATCGGCGATTATGCCGAGGTCGGCGAAGAGTGTCCCTGCGGGCGAGGCCTGCCGGTGCTGCGGCGCATTCTCGGCCGCCAGCGCAACATGCTCGTCTTGCCCGACGGGCGCACGCGGTGGCCCATGATCGAGGTTCGCGACATCGCCCAGGCCTTTGTCGAGCTACCGCCGATTGCCCAGTATCAGCTCACGCAATGCAGCTTGGAGGAACTGGAGCTGCGTCTCGTATCCTTGCGCGAGCTCACGCCCGAAGAAGAGGCGGCGTTGACCGGCTACCTGCATCGTGGGTTGGGCTACCCGTTTCGAGTTCGCTATCGCTATGTCGACGAGATCCCCCGCTCGCCGCGAGGGAAGCATGAGGAGTTTCGCTCGGAGGTCGCGTCGCGTAACTTGTGATGGCTACCTGCTCTGAGCGATGACCGATACTGCCCGGTTGACCCCATGCCCACCTGGCTCCAATCCACCCATGAATTGACTGCTGCGCAGCGCGAACAGATGTTCTCGCTGATGACGGCGAACTTTTCCGCCGTTTCGCCGGCGCGGTTCGCGGCCGACTTGGAGGAAAAGCCGTGGGTGTTTCTGGTCGCCGACGGTCCCGACGCGAAAGTCGAAGGATTCTCGACCTTGATGCCCATGACGATCGAGCTGGCAGGCCACCGCGCCGTGGCCTTGTTCAGCGGCGACACGGTGCTGGCCGATGCGCGCTGGGGTGATCGCTCGTTTGTGCGTTGTATCGGGCTCGAGCTGTTGCGCATCGCGGCCCGGCAGCAGGCCGATCGCGTCTACTGGCTGCTGCTGACTTGCGCCTACCGCGGCTACCGCATGTTGCCGGCATTCTTTGTCGAATATTTTCCGCGGTTCGAGACAGCGGCGCCAGCGGTTCAAGGCCAGACGATCGCGGCGATCGTCCGCAGCAAGTTCGGCTCGCAGTATCGATCGCAGCAGGGAGTCGTGGAACTCGCCGAGCCGACACCGTTTTTACCGGGGCGCGGCGAGGTCGACCCGCGCCATCTGGCTGATCCGTCAGTGGCTTATTTTCTCGAGGCGAACCCGGGATACCTGCGCGGTGACTTCCTGGTCGCGTGGGCCGATCTGTCGCCAGCCAATCTGACGCCCTTTGCGCGGCGTTTGCGCGACGCCGGTGCACCAGCGGGTCGTGCCTGAGCCTGGCCGGCCGTGGCGTCCCGCTCGTACACGTGCACCGGTTGGCCATTCCAATACAAATTCGCTTCGAACCGCCGATAGTTGCGGCGTTCAAGTTCGCCGTGCACGTGTTCCTGCAACAGCCGCGAATGCCGCTCGGCACCCCCGGAGGCGCGCGGCCAATGGCGCAGTTCGTCCATCAGGTTGACCAGATCGGCCGTGAGAATGACGACCTTGGGACGATGCAATTCCAGCAGCCCGGCGACTGTTTGCGTCTCTGCGATGGCGTGCACGGTGCGATAGCGTACCCCATGCGTCGCCGCATAGAACGCCTGTGGGCCGATCACGGTTGTCTGGTCGCGCGGCCCGTTGCGATCTACGATCACCGCGAGCACTTGCGACGTGGTGCGATTCTGTTCTAGCCGCGATCGATGAGTTTCGATCAGCTCCCAGCTCGCGGAGCCATACGCGAGCCCGCTGCCCACGAGCGCCGCCATTGCCGGGACCCGCCAGCGCGCTATGGTCTGTCCCAACAATCCTGCCAGCGCAAGCATGACCAACGGATAAACATAGAACAGGTACTCCGACTTGGCGTTCGGAATAATGAGGACTTGAGCCAGCAACAGCCCTGCGGCCCCCAGCACGACGACTCGCCCGGCGCGATCGGCGGACCACAGGCAACCGAGCATCCCGACCATGGCCAGTCCGAGCGTCAGCCAGCCGGTCTGATGTTCGAAGTCCCAGGTTCCGGACAGCAAGCCCTTGTAGATCTCCAGAGTGGCGGTGCCGTGACTCAGCCACCGCGCAGAGCCGATCGGCAAGTCGCTGCGCGAGACGAAGGTAACCGGCCAGGGTCCGTACTCTGCAATGAATTGTCGGCCAGGCCAAAGGTTCACTACGGCGTAGAGCACTGCAAACAGGCCGGCGCCGAGCGCCATGCGGCGCAAGCGAATTCCGCGCTCGCCCGGCCGATCCAAGATCGTCACTAAGGCGGCGGCGAGCGGCAGCGCGATGATCCCGTTGTAGTGAACCCAAACCAGCGCCGACGCGAGAAACCCCAGCAGGTAGTCGCGCCACGGCCGCGCGGATGCTGGTTGAGCAACGAGTCCCAGCA
Protein-coding regions in this window:
- a CDS encoding AMP-binding protein is translated as MLDPDSEPWNIRSARTGIVWPALPAGTGSAALALLFQLEQSQWCPAGELRRRQRSQLQAVLAHAYETVEFYHAWFDELRIDPATAAEPETFERLPVLQRRQLQLAGELLKSSRVPPDHGRTTVRVTGGSTGEPVRVEATQWNGLLWRAFTLRDHLWHRRDFNASLAVIRFTDAEATMPPRGQATNNWGAATEGLVATGPAHVLHIKSTTDEQAAWLAERQPEYLLTYPTVVLALARYCRRRGIRLTRLREVRTFGEVLEPEVREACREVWQVPVVDAYSSEEFGYLALQCPAHEHYHVQAENVWLEVLDDAGRPCGPGEVGRVVVTGLHHFAMPLVRYDIGDYAEVGEECPCGRGLPVLRRILGRQRNMLVLPDGRTRWPMIEVRDIAQAFVELPPIAQYQLTQCSLEELELRLVSLRELTPEEEAALTGYLHRGLGYPFRVRYRYVDEIPRSPRGKHEEFRSEVASRNL
- a CDS encoding glycosyltransferase family 39 protein, which gives rise to MAAAALFAYLIAYTAVMSPTFAYLPAYAAPQGDEVTYVTQALRPWTLRSELFEGFRPKELVNPFNLRGFLTPLALVLAGQGFSIEGPRWVVFAYGLLLLTVVFAVARTMATSWIAAAVAVLFSLTPAFVYFSHVVRPEALLSAGFVAMLGLVAQPASARPWRDYLLGFLASALVWVHYNGIIALPLAAALVTILDRPGERGIRLRRMALGAGLFAVLYAVVNLWPGRQFIAEYGPWPVTFVSRSDLPIGSARWLSHGTATLEIYKGLLSGTWDFEHQTGWLTLGLAMVGMLGCLWSADRAGRVVVLGAAGLLLAQVLIIPNAKSEYLFYVYPLVMLALAGLLGQTIARWRVPAMAALVGSGLAYGSASWELIETHRSRLEQNRTTSQVLAVIVDRNGPRDQTTVIGPQAFYAATHGVRYRTVHAIAETQTVAGLLELHRPKVVILTADLVNLMDELRHWPRASGGAERHSRLLQEHVHGELERRNYRRFEANLYWNGQPVHVYERDATAGQAQARPAGAPASRKRRAKGVRLAGDRSAHATRKSPRRYPGFASRK